A window of the Lolium perenne isolate Kyuss_39 chromosome 7, Kyuss_2.0, whole genome shotgun sequence genome harbors these coding sequences:
- the LOC127315471 gene encoding cysteine proteinase inhibitor 6-like, which yields MRTALLLIAITTLIYAAAVPATANPDDWSKIKNITDPYIQGLGKWLVTEHTKMGGNDWLKFQKVLSGEYQIRNGVSYRLVIVAMRPGGSHGTYKGWLLEEVPSNQNTWKLINFSPLD from the coding sequence ATGAGAACGGCACTCCTCCTcatcgccattaccactctcATTTATGCCGCTGCAGTGCCCGCCACGGCAAACCCCGATGATTGGTCCAAGATTAAGAACATCACCGACCCATACATCCAGGGGCTCGGCAAGTGGCTGGTGACGGAGCACACCAAAATGGGGGGCAATGATTGGCTCAAGTTTCAGAAGGTGCTAAGCGGCGAATATCAAATTAGGAATGGTGTAAGTTATCGGCTTGTCATCGTTGCCATGAGACCAGGTGGCTCACATGGCACATAcaaaggatggttactagaggAAGTCCCGAGTAACCAGAACACATGGAAGCTCATAAATTTCAGCCCTTTAGACTAG